The Deltaproteobacteria bacterium region AGTACCCTTATCTTCCTGCTGAACCCTATCCCTTTACAGCCCCATATACCCCTGAGGAAATGGGGTATCGGATGATGGAGTTCACCCAGCGGCCGCGTTGGTCGTGTGCGTTAGCGAACCTCTTTGGTTCGATCTCGAGCGAGGGCGCGCTGCTCGGTACCGGTCGGGCGGTCAATCTTATTTTCTATCCTGGGGATCAGGGTGTAGGTCTGGAGTTGAACCGCCATCCAGGTGAGGAAGTCTATCGGCAACTCACGCAACAGCTCTTTCCACCTGAATCCTATACGTCGCAAACCTTGGTGATTCGTTATCGCACCGACAAAGACTACGTGAAGAAGGAAGATATGTTTTCCTATTCACCGACGTTGCGGCGGGTGCGACACCAAAATTCGTGGCGACGGAACGACCGCTTTCCACAAATGGCGATGACATTAGACGATGCCTCAGGCCGCTCGGCATGGGAATATGACTGGAAGTTACTAGGGACCGATATCCTATTTGAAACGGTGCGGTTCCCGACCACCCGCCCTACTGTCTCTATAACCGAAGCAGACGGCACGCATCGCGAGAGACCAGCCAAGGATCTGAGGTTGATGGGTGATGACTATCCGTACTACACGCCGGGGGGTGGCGTGCGCTGCTATGTGGTCGAATCGCGAACACGTGAAGATTGGTTGCCAGATTATCATGCGTCGCGCGTCGTGTACTGGCTGGAGACGCATTCGTTCTTTCCCCTGCGCACGGAGACCTATGATCGCGACGGCAATCTGAGCCGGATCGAGGTGCGGTTGACCAAAATGGTGAACAACGCGCTGGCAGAGCGCGGCTACAGTCCATTCATTCAGATCTATTGGGATGTTGCCTCGGATATCCTGACCTATAACATCCGTGACGGTGTGCGCCTGATGCAGTGGTCACCAGCGGATGCACTGACGTTCTTTAGCCCTGATTTTATGCGACGACAGTGGTATCTAGTCCCACTACGCAGTTACTTGGGAGTGGAACGACCTGAGGAGTTCTATCTTCGTCCGAGCCTGGACTTGGGCAAGTTTCCCGAGCACCGTTCGATCAAGCTGCCCGACGCGTTGGCGGCACGCATCAGAGCGCAGGATGAAGCGGGACGGTTAATCTTTACCGGCCAGAGCACCGCGGTTGCCCAGCCAGACCAAGAGCGAGCAACGGCAAAGAAGTAGGGGAAGTGGGCAACAGGAACACGTGGCTTGTGACCGCGACCTCGCCTCAAGAAGGGAGAGTGCCATGATTGTACAAGCACGCAAGAAGCACAAAGTCGTGACCGAAAAGAATGTTCCAATGAAGACGCGGGACGGAGTGACGCTCTATGCTGATGTCATTCATCCTGACGAGCCCGGCCGTTTCCCGGTGCTGCTGAGCCGTACCCCTTACAGCAAAAAAGGCCTGGATGATCCCAATGGCCCGAACTATTTGTATGCACGTCATGGCTATATTTCGGTGATTCAAGATTGTCGTGGGCGCTTTGAATCACAAGGTGACTACGACACCATCTTTCAGGAAATTGCCGATGGCTATGACGCTGTCGAATGGGCAGCGCGGTTACCGTGGTCCAACGGTCGGGTTGGGACCACCGGGCAATCATACCTCGGCCTCACTCAATACATGATCGCATGTAACGACCCCATGCCCCCATCACTACAAGTGATGGCACCGGTTTCTGCATCATCGGACTATCATGCGAGCTGGATCTATCACACCGGTGGCGTGTCACTGTGGGGTTGGATGGTGCCGTACGCGATTTTCAAAGGCCTCAATACCCTGAAACGCCTAGGGCGTAACGACTTGTTCGAAAAGATGAAAGAGTATGTTGAAGGTGGAGAATTCCCTATCCCTCGCGAAACCCGCTTCGGGCTCAATGCCTTTACGCCGCTGACGGACAAGTGGTATCGGCATCTACCGATCAAGGACTGGGGTGAACTACTCAAGGAAACGGCACCATACATGGCCGATCACATCAAGCACGCCGACGACGGCGCCTACTGGTATCGCGCTAATGTCAATCGCCACGCGGCGAGCGTGAGCGTGCCCATGCTGCACGTCACGTCATGGTACGACATCTTCGGTGAAGGTGGCCCGGCTGCGTACCGGAGTATCAAGACTCATAGTCGCTTTGAGAAGGCGCGGGAAGGGCAACGCCTGATTATCGGGCCGTGGGGACACCTCTTACCGTACACGGTTCCCAGTTCGCGGGGAACCGGCGACATTGATTTCGGCCCGACCGCCTTGATTGATCTCAGTGAAACGTTGCTGCGCTGGTTTGATTACTGGCTCAAGGATGCTGATAACGGCATTGTTGATGAGCCACCAGTGATAATATTCACTCTTGGTGAGAATCGTTGGCAATCGTTGTCGGACTGGCCTCCGCCGAAGATGCGACACGTGCGCTACTATTTGCATAGCCACAAGGGCGCAAACTCGCTACGTGGCGATGGCACGTTGTCGACCCTCCCGCCCGAGAGCGAGCGACCAGACCAGTACGTGTACGATCCCAACGACCCGGCCCCCTCGTTAGGTGGGAACAATCTGACCATCGACATGGGTATACAAGATCAACGCCCGGTCGAAGAGCGCAACGACGTGCTAGTGTTCACCTCCGACCCGTTGGTCTCGCCACTCGAAATCACCGGACCGGTAACAGTTGCGCTGTGGGCCGCATCATCCGCAGTTGACACTGACTTCACGGCCAAGCTCGTCGATGTCCATCCCAGCGGATATGCGCAAAATCTGCTCGACGGTATCATCCGCGCTCGTTATCGTGATGATGAAAGCGCCCCGAAATTGATGGAGGCCAAGCGTCCATATCTGTTTACCATTGATTTGGGGGCGACGAGTAACGTCTTTCTCCCAGGGCATCGGATTCGTCTGGAGATTAGTTCGAGCAATTTCCCGCGTTTTGACCGCAATCTGAACAGCGGCGAAGCGTTCGGTGAGGGAACCAAAGGAGCGCCGGCCCAACAGACAGTGTTTCATCAGGGTGATATGGCATCGTACCTGCTGCTGCCGGTCATTCCGAGGTAACTGCACACCTTGTAGGGGCGCACGAGCTGTACGTCCCTACGCACGATCGGCTATCCCCCACTTACCTCACCATCTTGTCGCCTTTGGGTTGCTCGTGCCCAAGAATAGGATGTGGTTGATACGGTGCTTCAACGGCTGCCATTTCTTCTGCACTCAGTGTGATGTCGACTGCGGCGACGAGTTCTTGCAACTGTGTGAGCTTCGTCACGCCGATAATTGGTGACGTTACCCCAAGAGCTTGGAGAACCCACGCGCATGCGACCTGCGTCGGGGATACCCCTCGCTGTTTGGCAACTTTTTCAACCGCGGCGGCAACGGTGAAGTCATTCTCTTGAAAATAGGTGCGCTGGGCGAAGTCGTCGGTCGCGGCCCGCCTGGTTCTGTCACCCCCAGCGTCAGACGTGCGTTTGCCAGCGAAGAACCCGCGTGCCAATGGGCTCCACGGGATCAGTCCGACCCCTTGATCAATACAGAGCGGAATCATCTCCCGCTCCTCTTCGCGGTAGATCAGATTGTAATGATTCTGCATGGCGACGAAGCGGTGCCAGCCATGTTCCTTGGCGGTGTAGAGTGCTTTGGAGAATTGCCACGTCGCCATACTGCTCGCGCCGAGATACCGGACCTTGCCGCTGCGCACCAACGAGTCGAGAGCTTCGAGTGTCTCTTCCAGTGGCGTGGTGAAGTCCCAGCGATGGATCTGATACAAATCTACATACTCCATCTGCAGGCGGCGTAACGAATTTTCGCAGGCCTCGATGATGTGCTTGCGACTCAAGCCTCGGCGATTGGGGCCGGGGCCCATCGCGCCGAAGACTTTCGTGGCGACGACGATATCGTCACGTGCTGCCATCTCTCTGAGCCACTTCCCGGTGATCTCCTCACTGGCACCAACGGAATAGACATCCGCCGTATCGAAGAAATTGATCCCCGCTTCGAGCGCGGCTGCGAAGTGGTCCCGTGCCTCTTGTTCGTTCAGCGCCCAATCGCGACGCATCGCCCACGACGGTTGTGGTCCTCCACCGTAGGTCATACAACCGAAACAGAGACGCGAAACAGTAACCCCAGTATTGCCAAGTTTTTGATATTGCATACGACCCTCCTTCATAATTGCCACGAACGGCACGCTTCCCCTTTTGCGCTGCGCGCCGACACATCTGGTCCACCGCCGTGGATAGTACCCCAATGGCCCCCGTCAGTAAAGGAAAACGGCGAAACGTGCCAGGGGTACAGTCAGGCTCAGGAGCATACTCTGAACTGCACCTTGGTCACCAAGGGGGCGGGGGTGCTTGGCGGGGGTGGGTGCTCATGGTAGGCGTGTAGAAAATCATGTTGCGGCATGCCGGAAACGGCTCTGAACTCTCAGTGAGACATTTCTGGGGTGTCCGGTCACGGAGGAAGGTATGGCTGAT contains the following coding sequences:
- a CDS encoding outer membrane lipoprotein-sorting protein; protein product: MHTIRQVIFLTSLLTWAFMSTLSWGASDHSGESRSWKTVQELSPEELAHVDFRTETPRQTEYPYLPAEPYPFTAPYTPEEMGYRMMEFTQRPRWSCALANLFGSISSEGALLGTGRAVNLIFYPGDQGVGLELNRHPGEEVYRQLTQQLFPPESYTSQTLVIRYRTDKDYVKKEDMFSYSPTLRRVRHQNSWRRNDRFPQMAMTLDDASGRSAWEYDWKLLGTDILFETVRFPTTRPTVSITEADGTHRERPAKDLRLMGDDYPYYTPGGGVRCYVVESRTREDWLPDYHASRVVYWLETHSFFPLRTETYDRDGNLSRIEVRLTKMVNNALAERGYSPFIQIYWDVASDILTYNIRDGVRLMQWSPADALTFFSPDFMRRQWYLVPLRSYLGVERPEEFYLRPSLDLGKFPEHRSIKLPDALAARIRAQDEAGRLIFTGQSTAVAQPDQERATAKK
- a CDS encoding CocE/NonD family hydrolase; its protein translation is MIVQARKKHKVVTEKNVPMKTRDGVTLYADVIHPDEPGRFPVLLSRTPYSKKGLDDPNGPNYLYARHGYISVIQDCRGRFESQGDYDTIFQEIADGYDAVEWAARLPWSNGRVGTTGQSYLGLTQYMIACNDPMPPSLQVMAPVSASSDYHASWIYHTGGVSLWGWMVPYAIFKGLNTLKRLGRNDLFEKMKEYVEGGEFPIPRETRFGLNAFTPLTDKWYRHLPIKDWGELLKETAPYMADHIKHADDGAYWYRANVNRHAASVSVPMLHVTSWYDIFGEGGPAAYRSIKTHSRFEKAREGQRLIIGPWGHLLPYTVPSSRGTGDIDFGPTALIDLSETLLRWFDYWLKDADNGIVDEPPVIIFTLGENRWQSLSDWPPPKMRHVRYYLHSHKGANSLRGDGTLSTLPPESERPDQYVYDPNDPAPSLGGNNLTIDMGIQDQRPVEERNDVLVFTSDPLVSPLEITGPVTVALWAASSAVDTDFTAKLVDVHPSGYAQNLLDGIIRARYRDDESAPKLMEAKRPYLFTIDLGATSNVFLPGHRIRLEISSSNFPRFDRNLNSGEAFGEGTKGAPAQQTVFHQGDMASYLLLPVIPR
- a CDS encoding aldo/keto reductase; amino-acid sequence: MQYQKLGNTGVTVSRLCFGCMTYGGGPQPSWAMRRDWALNEQEARDHFAAALEAGINFFDTADVYSVGASEEITGKWLREMAARDDIVVATKVFGAMGPGPNRRGLSRKHIIEACENSLRRLQMEYVDLYQIHRWDFTTPLEETLEALDSLVRSGKVRYLGASSMATWQFSKALYTAKEHGWHRFVAMQNHYNLIYREEEREMIPLCIDQGVGLIPWSPLARGFFAGKRTSDAGGDRTRRAATDDFAQRTYFQENDFTVAAAVEKVAKQRGVSPTQVACAWVLQALGVTSPIIGVTKLTQLQELVAAVDITLSAEEMAAVEAPYQPHPILGHEQPKGDKMVR